In Drosophila santomea strain STO CAGO 1482 chromosome 2L, Prin_Dsan_1.1, whole genome shotgun sequence, a single window of DNA contains:
- the LOC120451853 gene encoding phenoloxidase-activating factor 2, with product MTLYFAFLATLIVSFAHCQNLNNKQVQRGSYNRMVEPFPWVIAVLDQRDWIFRYIGAGSLIKNNVVLTAAHILNDTTEDDLLVRAGEWDTSTTNDRKHVDLEVLKIISHEQFNRFNAENNVALLILKSEFELSTNIDIIPLYIAEGGIEKLSCFFNGWGKVYLNSTEYPTILKTVHVDLLNMAVCSRRLRRKVSNQICAESLGEKDCSGDGGAPVVCQIPKYPTKFAQVGIVNWLTQKPGVNTPTVYTNVRSMIRWIDYHIRLRN from the exons ATGACGCTTTACTTTGCGTTTCTCGCGACGCTGATAGTCAGCTTTGCACATTGTCAAAACTTAAACAACAAACAG GTACAACGTGGCAGCTATAATCGAATGGTGGAGCCATTTCCTTGGGTGATTGCTGTGCTCGATCAGAGGGATTGGATTTTCCGGTATATAGGAGCGGGATCTCTGATTAAAAACAATGTGGTCCTTACAGCCGCTCATATTCTAAACGACACCACCGAAGACGATCTGCTGGTCCGAGCTGGCGAATGGGATACTTCGACTACGAATGACCGGAAGCATGTGGACCTCGAGGTTCTGAAAATAATCTCCCATGAACAGTTCAACAGATTCAATGCAGAAAACAATGTGGCGTTGCTCATTCTAAAATCCGAATTTGAGCTGAGTACCAACATTGATATCATTCCATTGTACATAGCAGAAGGTGGAATTGAAAAACTATCCTGCTTCTTCAACGGTTGGggaaaagtttatttaaactCGACGGAGTATCCCACCATTCTCAAGACGGTCCATGTCGACCTATTGAACATGGCAGTGTGTAGCAGGCGGCTTCGTAGAAAAGTGTCTAACCAAATCTGTGCGGAAAGTCTGGGAGAAAAGGATTGCAGTGGCGACGGCGGTGCTCCCGTGGTTTGTCAAATACCTAAATATCCAACCAAGTTCGCACAGGTGGGTATTGTCAACTGGTTAACTCAAAAGCCTGGCGTTAATACACCCACCGTTTATACGAATGTTCGTAGTATGATACGCTGGATTGATTATCATATACGTCTCAGAAATTAG
- the LOC120458925 gene encoding glycogen phosphorylase, whose amino-acid sequence MSKPQSDADRRKQISVRGIAEVGNVTEVKKNFNRHLHYTLVKDRNVSTLRDYYFALANTVKDNMVGRWIRTQQHYYEKDPKRVYYLSLEYYMGRSLTNTMINLGIQSECEEAMYQLGLDIENLEEMEEDAGLGNGGLGRLAACFLDSMATLGLAAYGYGIRYEYGIFAQKIKNGEQVEEPDDWLRYGNPWEKARPEFMLPVNFYGRVIDTPEGKKWVDTQRVFAMPYDNPIPGYNNNHVNTLRLWSAKSPIDFNLKFFNDGDYIQAVLDRNLAENISRVLYPNDNFFEGKELRLKQEYFMCAATLQDIIRRYKASKFGSREAVRNTFDHFPDKVAIQLNDTHPSLAIPELMRILVDEEHLTWEKAWDITVRSCAYTNHTVLPEALERWPVSLLESILPRHLQIIYHINFLHMENVKKKFPDDLDRMRRMSMVEEDGEKRINMAHLSIVGSHAVNGVAAIHSQILKDSLFHDFYEMDPQKFQNKTNGITPRRWLLLCNPGLSDLIAEKIGDEWPVHLDQLVALKKWAKDPNFQRNVARVKQENKLKLAAILEKDYGVKINASSMFDIQVKRIHEYKRQLLNCLHIITLYNRIKKDPTANFTPRTIMIGGKAAPGYYVAKQIIKLICAVGNVVNNDPIVGDKLKVIFLENYRVTLAEKIMPAADLSEQISTAGTEASGTGNMKFQLNGALTIGTLDGANVEMAEEMGLDNIFIFGMTVEEVEALKKKGYNAYDYYNANPEVKQVIDQIQGGFFSPGNPNEFKNIADILLKYDHYYLLADFDAYIKAQDLVSKTYQNQAKWLEMSINNIASSGKFSSDRTIAEYAREIWGVEPTWEKLPAPEDQPQN is encoded by the exons ATGTCGAAGCCCCAATCGGACGCCGATCGGCGCAAACAGATCTCGGTGCGCGGCATCGCCGAGGTGGGCAATGTCACCGAGGTGAAGAAGAACTTCAATCGGCACCTGCACTACACCCTGGTCAAGGATCGCAATGTGTCCACCCTGAGGGACTACTACTTCGCCCTGGCCAACACCGTCAAGGACAACATGGTCGGCCGCTGGATTCGCACGCAGCAGCACTACTACGAGAAGGATCCCAAG CGCGTTTACTATCTGTCGCTGGAGTACTACATGGGTCGCTCCCTGACCAACACCATGATTAACCTGGGCATCCAGAGCGAGTGCGAGGAGGCCATGTACCAGCTGGGTCTGGACATTGAGAACctggaggagatggaggaggaCGCCGGTCTGGGCAATGGTGGTCTGGGTCGCTTGGCCGCCTGTTTCCTGGACTCGATGGCCACTCTGGGTCTGGCCGCCTATGGCTATGGCATCCGTTATGAGTACGGTATCTTCGCCCAGAAAATCAAGAACGGTGAGCAGGTGGAGGAGCCCGATGATTGGCTGCGTTATGGCAACCCCTGGGAGAAGGCCCGTCCGGAGTTCATGCTGCCGGTCAACTTCTATGGCCGTGTGATCGACACGCCCGAGGGCAAGAAGTGGGTGGACACCCAGAGGGTGTTTGCCATGCCCTACGACAACCCCATTCCCGGatacaacaacaaccacgTGAACACGCTGCGTCTGTGGTCCGCCAAGTCGCCCATCGACTTCAACCTCAAGTTCT TCAACGATGGTGACTACATCCAGGCCGTGCTTGACCGCAATCTGGCTGAGAACATCTCCCGTGTGCTGTACCCCAACGACAACTTCTTCGAAGGCAAGGAGCTGCGTCTAAAGCAGGAGTACTTCATGTGCGCCGCCACGCTGCAGGATATCATCCGCCGCTACAAGGCCTCGAAGTTCGGTTCCCGGGAGGCGGTCCGCAACACCTTCGATCACTTCCCCGACAAGGTGGCCATTCAGCTGAACGATACCCATCCATCGCTGGCCATCCCTGAGCTGATGCGCATCCTGGTCGACGAGGAGCACCTGACCTGGGAGAAGGCATGGGACATCACCGTGAGGAGTTGTGCCTACACCAACCACACCGTGCTGCCAGAGGCCTTGGAACGCTGGCCCGTCTCCCTGCTGGAGTCCATCCTGCCCCGCCATCTGCAGATCATCTATCACATCAACTTCCTGCACATGGAGAATGTGAAGAAGAAGTTCCCCGACGATCTGGACCGCATGCGTCGCATGTCGATGGTGGAGGAGGATGGCGAGAAGCGCATTAACATGGCCCATCTGTCCATCGTAGGCTCCCACGCCGTCAACGGGGTGGCCGCCATCCACTCGCAGATCCTGAAGGACTCGCTATTCCATGACTTCTACGAAATGGATCCCCAGAAGTTCCAGAACAAGACGAACGGTATTACCCCGCGTCGCTGGCTGCTGCTTTGCAATCCCGGACTCTCCGATCTGATTGCCGAGAAGATCGGTGACGAGTGGCCAGTGCATCTAGACCAACTGGTTGCCCTGAAGAAGTGGGCCAAGGACCCCAACTTCCAGCGCAATGTGGCCCGTGTCAAGCAGGAGAACAAACTGAAGCTTGCTGCCATTCTGGAGAAGGACTACGGCGTTAAGATCAACGCCTCCTCCATGTTCGACATCCAGGTGAAGCGTATTCACGAGTACAAGCGCCAGCTGCTGAACTGCCTGCACATCATCACCCTGTACAACAGGATCAAGAAGGATCCCACAGCCAACTTCACCCCGAGGACAATCATGATTGGAGGCAAGGCCGCTCCGGGCTACTATGTGGCCAAGCAGATCATCAAGCTCATCTGCGCCGTGGGCAACGTGGTGAACAACGATCCCATTGTGGGCGATAAGCTGAAGGTTATCTTCCTGGAGAACTACCGTGTCACCCTGGCCGAGAAGATCATGCCCGCCGCCGATCTGTCCGAGCAAATCTCGACCGCCGGCACAGAGGCTTCTGGTACCGGCAACATGAAGTTCCAGCTGAACGGAGCCCTCACCATCGGTACCCTGGACGGTGCCAACGTGGAGATGGCCGAGGAGATGGGTCTGGACAACATCTTCATCTTCGGCATGACCGTCGAGGAGGTAGAGGCGCTCAAGAAGAAGGGCTACAATGCCTACGACTACTACAACGCCAACCCCGAGGTCAAGCAGGTGATCGACCAAATCCAGGGAGGATTCTTCAGCCCCGGCAATCCCAACGAGTTCAAGAACATTGCCGACATTCTGCTCAAGTACGACCACTACTACTTGCTGGCCGACTTCGATGCGTACATCAAGGCCCAGGATCTGGTCTCCAAGACTTACCAG AACCAAGCCAAGTGGCTGGAGATGTCCATCAACAACATTGCGTCCAGCGGCAAATTCTCGTCGGATCGCACCATCGCCGAGTACGCCCGCGAGATCTGGGGAGTGGAGCCCACCTGGGAGAAGCTGCCAGCGCCGGAGGATCAGCCACAGaactaa